The Mycolicibacterium boenickei genome has a segment encoding these proteins:
- a CDS encoding TetR/AcrR family transcriptional regulator, which translates to MVNPRATAEDLTAKARIRNAALDLYSRSGPDRISLRAIAAEAGVTLGLVQHHYKTKAGLREAVDQLVVDHFEAALAEVPDPGRPAELAAARDAAVRRMLEANPPVVDYVRRALLDPTGENLHLLGALVDLTAREVSALRRSGRASTKRRESIQIVAVLVRQMGEMLLAPLVDAVWDRVDSSGAAGKPRLRIAVEES; encoded by the coding sequence ATGGTCAACCCGCGGGCCACAGCTGAGGACCTGACGGCGAAGGCCCGCATTCGCAATGCCGCGCTGGACCTGTATTCGAGGTCCGGACCGGACCGAATCTCCTTGCGCGCCATCGCCGCCGAAGCCGGCGTCACGCTCGGCCTGGTGCAGCACCACTACAAGACAAAGGCCGGGCTTCGCGAGGCCGTCGACCAGTTGGTGGTGGACCATTTCGAGGCAGCGCTCGCCGAGGTGCCCGATCCCGGCCGGCCTGCCGAACTCGCCGCCGCCCGTGACGCCGCCGTCCGCAGAATGCTGGAGGCGAACCCGCCGGTGGTCGATTACGTGCGCCGCGCCCTGCTGGATCCGACGGGTGAGAATCTGCATCTGCTCGGCGCCCTGGTGGACCTGACCGCACGGGAGGTCAGCGCGCTGCGGAGGTCGGGGCGCGCATCGACCAAACGTCGCGAGTCGATCCAGATCGTGGCGGTTCTGGTGCGCCAGATGGGCGAGATGCTGCTGGCACCGCTGGTGGATGCGGTGTGGGATCGCGTGGACAGCTCCGGCGCGGCAGGCAAACCGCGGCTGCGAATCGCCGTCGAGGAGAGCTGA
- a CDS encoding acyl-CoA dehydrogenase family protein, translated as MSELFPDYRASWETDQHRELRRHAAEFFRKEATPHQERWARNHQVDREFWNKLGDAGLLGLDLPEEYGGAGGDFGFSAVVAEELALAHDSASGWVVHSPIVAHYIDTYANAEQKQRWMPKIISGEAVLAIAMTEPGTGSDLQAVRTTAVRDGDDYVINGSKTFISNGTHCDLLVIVAKTDPAQGAAGISLIVAETTDALAGFERGRVLEKVGQHGQDTRELFFSDMRVPVKNLLGEQEGLGFYQLMEQLARERLAIASVCSGMAEAAVLEAIRYTKEREAFGKPLIGFQHNRFALAELKAEVLSIKTTVDYCVQSYIDGRNDPATASMAKLVAADKGVAVVDRCVQFFGGYGYMMEYPIGRAYAAARVNKIYGGTSEIMKEIISRSL; from the coding sequence ATGTCCGAGCTTTTCCCCGACTACCGGGCTTCCTGGGAAACCGATCAGCATCGCGAACTGCGTCGCCACGCGGCGGAGTTCTTCCGCAAGGAGGCCACGCCCCACCAGGAACGCTGGGCGCGCAACCATCAGGTCGACCGCGAGTTCTGGAACAAGCTCGGCGACGCGGGGCTGCTGGGCCTGGACCTGCCGGAGGAGTACGGCGGCGCCGGCGGGGACTTCGGCTTCTCGGCCGTGGTCGCCGAGGAGCTGGCACTGGCGCACGATTCAGCATCGGGTTGGGTGGTGCACTCGCCCATCGTCGCGCACTACATCGACACCTACGCGAACGCCGAACAGAAGCAGCGCTGGATGCCGAAGATCATCAGCGGCGAGGCAGTGCTGGCCATCGCCATGACCGAACCCGGCACCGGTTCGGACCTGCAGGCGGTGCGCACCACGGCGGTGCGAGACGGCGACGACTACGTCATCAACGGATCGAAGACGTTCATCTCCAACGGAACCCATTGTGATCTGCTGGTGATCGTCGCCAAGACCGACCCGGCGCAGGGCGCGGCGGGCATTTCACTGATCGTCGCGGAGACCACCGACGCACTGGCGGGTTTCGAGCGTGGACGGGTGCTGGAGAAGGTCGGCCAGCACGGCCAGGACACCCGTGAATTGTTTTTCTCCGATATGCGGGTTCCGGTGAAGAACCTGCTCGGAGAACAAGAGGGGCTGGGTTTCTACCAGCTGATGGAACAGCTGGCCCGCGAGCGCCTGGCCATCGCGTCCGTGTGTTCGGGCATGGCCGAAGCCGCGGTGCTGGAGGCGATCCGCTACACCAAGGAACGCGAAGCCTTCGGCAAGCCGCTGATCGGCTTCCAGCACAACCGGTTCGCTCTCGCCGAGCTCAAGGCCGAGGTGCTGTCGATCAAGACGACCGTCGACTACTGCGTCCAGTCCTACATCGACGGTCGCAATGACCCGGCCACCGCGTCGATGGCCAAGCTGGTCGCCGCGGACAAGGGCGTGGCCGTGGTCGACCGCTGCGTGCAGTTCTTCGGCGGTTACGGCTACATGATGGAGTACCCCATCGGGCGGGCCTACGCGGCCGCGCGGGTCAACAAGATTTATGGCGGCACAAGCGAAATCATGAAGGAAATCATCAGTCGATCACTGTGA
- a CDS encoding threonine ammonia-lyase translates to MQRTRLDTARIRALRHVIDPLFLDTPLYRCDALEPALGCSVSIKLETANPVRSFKARGTEVVATLLVQNGPHAVVCASAGNLGQALAWSGSSRGLDVTVVASRFAPRVKLDRIRALEAKLELVDGDHEMARERAADIAVNHRIRLLEDSLDIETCEGAATIGLELVENPGSFDVVLLALGGGAMATGVGHVVKELAPDVEVICVQPQGAPAMTHSWHQRRVVTTDSTNTIADGVAGRRPIPAVLDDLLIVADDAVLVQEASIIAGMRMLLDHGGLVVEPSAALGIAAILEDRERFAGRHVVTIVCGSNVDLDAYHRWIGVHPIHRS, encoded by the coding sequence GTGCAGCGGACCCGGCTCGACACAGCACGAATCCGAGCGCTTCGCCATGTCATCGATCCGCTCTTCCTCGACACGCCGCTTTATCGCTGCGATGCGCTCGAGCCCGCTCTGGGCTGCTCAGTGAGCATCAAGCTCGAAACCGCCAACCCCGTCCGCAGCTTCAAGGCTCGCGGTACCGAGGTGGTCGCGACCCTGCTTGTCCAGAACGGACCACACGCCGTGGTGTGCGCCAGCGCGGGCAACCTCGGCCAAGCTCTCGCGTGGTCGGGCAGCAGCCGCGGACTAGATGTCACCGTGGTGGCCTCCCGGTTTGCACCCAGGGTCAAACTCGATCGCATCCGCGCACTTGAGGCCAAGTTGGAGCTCGTAGACGGTGATCACGAGATGGCCCGCGAGCGGGCGGCGGACATCGCCGTCAATCACCGCATCCGCCTGCTCGAAGACAGTTTGGACATCGAGACCTGCGAGGGCGCAGCGACCATCGGTTTGGAACTGGTGGAAAACCCTGGGTCATTCGACGTCGTGCTACTCGCCTTGGGCGGCGGCGCGATGGCGACTGGCGTGGGTCACGTCGTCAAGGAACTCGCGCCCGATGTCGAGGTGATCTGCGTCCAGCCGCAAGGTGCACCGGCAATGACACATTCATGGCATCAACGACGCGTTGTCACCACCGACTCAACCAACACCATCGCCGACGGCGTCGCCGGTCGGCGTCCAATCCCGGCGGTCCTGGACGACCTCCTCATCGTCGCCGACGACGCCGTCCTCGTTCAGGAAGCATCAATCATCGCCGGCATGCGCATGCTTCTCGACCATGGTGGCCTTGTCGTCGAGCCCTCGGCCGCGCTCGGTATCGCCGCGATCCTTGAAGACCGTGAGCGCTTCGCAGGCCGACACGTGGTCACCATCGTGTGTGGCAGCAACGTCGACTTGGACGCCTACCACCGCTGGATCGGTGTGCACCCCATCCACAGGTCTTGA
- a CDS encoding DUF5709 domain-containing protein: MSSDGYSVDEDDQLTQEDALIDRGVDDLLDEGYSPPDRWREPRDHETLDELLAEEEPDPAMQLDDSAYPDEQAGDDEVGDFRSGRLVAPNAGFGADEEAELLGTDVGIDGGAASAEEAAVHIIPPSSPDGGPSF; the protein is encoded by the coding sequence ATGAGTAGTGACGGGTACAGCGTCGATGAGGACGACCAGTTGACTCAGGAGGACGCCCTCATCGATCGGGGCGTCGACGACTTGCTCGACGAGGGGTATTCACCGCCGGACCGCTGGCGCGAGCCTCGGGACCACGAGACCCTCGATGAGCTGCTGGCCGAGGAAGAGCCTGATCCCGCGATGCAGCTCGACGACTCCGCGTATCCCGACGAGCAGGCCGGCGACGACGAGGTCGGGGATTTTCGCTCGGGTCGGCTGGTGGCCCCCAATGCGGGCTTCGGTGCCGACGAGGAGGCCGAGCTGCTCGGCACCGACGTCGGCATCGACGGCGGCGCGGCCTCCGCCGAGGAAGCCGCGGTCCACATCATCCCGCCGTCATCACCGGATGGCGGTCCGTCGTTCTAA
- a CDS encoding MFS transporter, with protein sequence MTTSLERPTTMDGPPSRAVVAPDPAVRLLAVFALALGGFGIGTTEFVAMGLLPDIATGFGISEPTAGHVISAYALGVVIGAPVIAALTARWPRKALLLTLMAVFTLGNLASMLAPTYLTLVIARFVTGLPHGAFFGIAALAAAHLMGPQNRAKAVAYVLCGLTVATVLGVPLASWLGQALGWRSAFGLVVGVGLVTLAAQWLWLPTHLRTMHVTSPLTELGALRRPQVWLAVLVGMIGFGGMFAVYTYISTTMTDVTGLPRSMVPVALMVFGLGMVVGNLVGGRLADTSVIRALYLSLGSLAVLLAAFSLGSHSPWTALPLLFGVGVAGSAVGPALQTRLMDVARDAQTLAAALNHSALNIGNATGAWVGGLVIAAGLGYTAPAAAGAILAVGGLVVFTVSVALERRTAIR encoded by the coding sequence ATGACGACCTCCCTCGAACGTCCCACCACGATGGACGGCCCGCCGTCGCGTGCCGTTGTCGCACCCGACCCGGCCGTGCGCCTGCTCGCGGTGTTCGCCCTGGCCCTCGGCGGCTTCGGCATCGGCACCACCGAATTCGTCGCGATGGGCTTGCTGCCCGACATCGCGACCGGCTTCGGCATCAGCGAGCCCACCGCGGGTCACGTCATCTCCGCCTACGCACTGGGTGTGGTGATCGGCGCACCCGTCATCGCCGCGCTCACCGCACGCTGGCCCCGCAAGGCCCTGCTGCTCACGCTGATGGCGGTCTTCACCCTCGGCAACCTGGCCAGCATGCTGGCGCCGACCTACCTGACCCTGGTGATCGCCCGCTTCGTCACCGGCCTGCCGCACGGCGCGTTCTTCGGGATTGCCGCGCTGGCCGCTGCCCACCTGATGGGTCCGCAGAACCGGGCCAAGGCCGTGGCCTACGTGCTCTGCGGTCTGACCGTCGCGACGGTGTTGGGCGTGCCGCTGGCCTCCTGGCTCGGCCAGGCCCTCGGGTGGCGCAGCGCATTCGGCCTGGTGGTCGGCGTCGGGCTGGTCACCTTGGCCGCGCAGTGGCTGTGGCTGCCCACGCATCTGCGGACCATGCACGTCACCAGTCCGCTCACCGAACTCGGCGCGCTGCGCCGGCCCCAGGTGTGGCTGGCGGTGCTGGTCGGCATGATCGGCTTCGGCGGCATGTTCGCGGTGTACACCTACATCAGCACCACGATGACCGATGTGACCGGCCTGCCCCGGTCGATGGTCCCCGTCGCGCTCATGGTGTTCGGCCTGGGCATGGTCGTCGGCAACCTGGTCGGCGGCCGGTTGGCCGACACCTCGGTGATCCGCGCGCTGTACCTGTCCCTGGGCTCGCTGGCGGTGCTGCTGGCAGCGTTCTCGCTGGGATCGCACAGCCCGTGGACCGCGCTGCCGCTGCTGTTCGGCGTAGGCGTGGCCGGCTCCGCCGTCGGACCTGCGTTGCAGACCCGGTTGATGGATGTCGCCCGCGACGCCCAGACGCTGGCCGCCGCGCTCAACCACTCCGCGCTCAACATCGGCAATGCCACGGGCGCCTGGGTGGGCGGCCTGGTGATCGCGGCCGGGCTCGGTTACACCGCCCCGGCCGCGGCCGGGGCAATCCTGGCCGTCGGCGGGTTGGTGGTGTTCACCGTGTCGGTGGCGTTAGAACGACGGACCGCCATCCGGTGA
- a CDS encoding LLM class flavin-dependent oxidoreductase, which yields MRFTYAEAMTDPTYYIPLAQAAEAAGYHAMTIADSVAYPFESDSKYPYTPDGNREFLDGKPFIEAFVMASALCAATTTLKFNFFVLKLPIRPPALVAKQVGSLNALFDNRLGLGVGTSPWPEDYELMGVPFARRGKRMDECIDIIRGLTSGDYFEYHGEFYDIPKTKMTPAPSKPVSILVGGHAEAALRRAARNDGWMHGGGTDDLDVLLKRLNEIRAEEGQTGPFEVHVISADAYTADGIKRLEDKGVTDVIVGFRLPYIMGDDPEPLDRKIRHLEKFAENVIAKV from the coding sequence ATGCGGTTCACCTACGCCGAAGCCATGACCGATCCCACCTACTACATCCCGCTGGCCCAGGCCGCCGAGGCGGCCGGCTATCACGCCATGACCATTGCCGACAGCGTCGCCTACCCATTCGAATCCGATTCGAAGTACCCGTACACCCCGGACGGCAACCGGGAGTTCCTCGACGGCAAGCCATTCATCGAGGCCTTCGTGATGGCCTCGGCGCTGTGCGCGGCCACCACCACGCTCAAGTTCAACTTCTTCGTCCTCAAGCTGCCGATCCGCCCGCCGGCCCTGGTGGCCAAACAGGTCGGCTCGCTCAACGCGCTGTTCGACAACCGGCTGGGGCTCGGGGTCGGCACCAGCCCGTGGCCCGAGGATTACGAGCTGATGGGTGTGCCGTTCGCGCGGCGCGGCAAGCGCATGGACGAATGCATCGACATCATCCGCGGACTGACCAGCGGTGATTACTTCGAGTACCACGGTGAGTTCTACGACATCCCCAAGACCAAGATGACCCCGGCACCGTCGAAACCGGTGTCCATCCTCGTCGGTGGACACGCCGAGGCGGCCCTGCGACGCGCGGCCCGCAACGACGGCTGGATGCACGGCGGCGGCACCGACGATCTCGACGTCCTCCTCAAGCGGCTGAACGAGATCCGGGCGGAGGAGGGCCAGACCGGCCCGTTCGAGGTTCACGTCATCTCGGCCGACGCGTACACGGCCGACGGCATCAAACGACTAGAGGACAAGGGCGTGACCGATGTGATCGTGGGCTTCCGCCTGCCCTACATCATGGGCGACGACCCCGAGCCGCTCGACCGCAAGATCCGCCATCTGGAGAAGTTCGCCGAGAACGTCATCGCCAAGGTCTAG
- a CDS encoding MFS transporter yields MPAWLTRNVRVLSAVSFLQDAASELLYPLLPIYLTAVLGAPPAVVGAVEGAAEGAAAMTKLAAGPLGDRFSKRPLIATGYGMAALGKVMVAAASAWSGVLAGRVVDRLGKGIRGAPRDALLVAGIDDAARGRVFGFHRAMDTMGAVVGPLLGLAAYEMLDHQIALLLWVAVVPAVLSVALVFLVSEKGRAKRPSDPVTQRQPVFAHVKDLPGRYWRVTAVLVAFGLVNFPDALLLLRLNEIGFSVVEVILAYVTYNAVYALASFPAGLLADRIGRLPVFGLGLVFFAIGYAGLGLTTDPLVAWLLIGSYGLFTGCTDGVSKAWVSSLVGSGLQGSAQGVFQGLSGFAVLGAGIWAGLLWTVGPGQPGQLPLLISGIAGAVFAAGLLGRSVLTRRR; encoded by the coding sequence GTGCCCGCCTGGCTGACCCGCAACGTCCGGGTGCTGTCTGCCGTGTCCTTCCTGCAGGACGCTGCGAGTGAACTCCTCTATCCGCTGCTGCCGATCTATCTGACCGCCGTGCTGGGTGCCCCGCCCGCGGTGGTCGGGGCGGTGGAGGGAGCTGCCGAAGGCGCCGCGGCGATGACGAAGCTGGCGGCGGGCCCACTCGGCGACCGATTCTCCAAACGCCCCCTGATCGCCACCGGCTACGGCATGGCGGCCCTGGGCAAGGTGATGGTCGCCGCCGCGAGTGCGTGGTCGGGTGTGCTCGCCGGCCGCGTGGTGGACCGGCTCGGCAAGGGCATTCGCGGCGCGCCGCGCGACGCGCTGCTGGTCGCCGGTATCGATGACGCCGCCCGCGGCCGGGTCTTCGGATTCCACCGGGCCATGGACACCATGGGCGCCGTCGTGGGCCCCCTGCTGGGGCTGGCGGCCTACGAAATGCTCGACCACCAGATCGCCCTGCTGCTGTGGGTGGCCGTGGTGCCCGCGGTGCTCAGCGTCGCGCTGGTCTTCCTGGTCTCCGAAAAGGGAAGGGCGAAGCGACCTTCGGATCCGGTCACACAGCGCCAGCCGGTCTTCGCCCATGTGAAGGATCTGCCCGGACGGTACTGGCGCGTGACGGCCGTGCTGGTGGCGTTCGGTCTGGTGAACTTTCCCGACGCACTGCTGTTGTTGCGGCTCAACGAGATCGGCTTCTCGGTCGTCGAGGTGATCCTGGCCTATGTCACCTACAACGCCGTCTACGCCCTGGCCAGCTTCCCGGCCGGATTGCTGGCCGACCGGATCGGCCGTCTACCGGTGTTCGGCCTCGGCCTGGTGTTCTTCGCAATCGGCTACGCCGGACTGGGGCTGACCACCGACCCGCTGGTGGCCTGGCTGCTGATCGGGTCCTACGGACTGTTCACGGGCTGCACCGACGGGGTCAGCAAGGCCTGGGTGTCCTCGTTGGTCGGCTCCGGGCTGCAAGGCAGTGCGCAAGGAGTGTTCCAGGGCCTCAGCGGATTTGCCGTGCTGGGCGCCGGGATATGGGCCGGGCTGCTCTGGACTGTGGGTCCAGGCCAGCCCGGCCAACTGCCGTTGCTGATCTCCGGCATCGCCGGGGCGGTGTTCGCGGCCGGCTTGCTCGGCCGCTCGGTGCTTACCCGGCGGCGCTGA
- a CDS encoding diiron oxygenase — MTTSVRPGGGSAHAERRDAFSERLLKGSVRKSYAPVVDIDWQAPIDPDKFFLPPRIVSLYGTPLWDSMSREEQIELSRQELANTLSAGIWFENILNQALLRKMMHQDPTSNSTHYELTELGDETRHMVMFGKAIDKIGAKPVRPRLYQRMIINTLPFFFRGSVLWVAALVGEEIFDSLQRQMMDDPELQPMVQRLMRIHVTEEARHIQFARDGLRQRTPSMRWYKRAWVANLNGVGGYFFRYLFTNKVQYARVGLNARAARRIARASAHRREVQISGFAPLAAFLEEVGLMGRIGRRMWRRSGFLPAKAPQAPAAGAGEAAASGEGVTEEVYDGYAILDNGDGDRRVHVRLTGHLDPIDGQYHWRGTILDAPSTVAAGPVRLSIGARTVDARITERTSQGTHTIAGIGAPPFELDEVEVSAAG; from the coding sequence GTGACAACTTCGGTCAGACCCGGCGGAGGCTCGGCCCACGCGGAGCGGCGGGACGCATTCTCCGAACGCCTGCTGAAGGGCTCGGTTCGCAAGTCGTACGCGCCGGTGGTGGACATCGACTGGCAGGCGCCGATCGATCCGGACAAGTTCTTCCTGCCACCGAGGATCGTGTCGCTGTACGGAACCCCTTTGTGGGACAGCATGTCCCGCGAGGAGCAGATCGAGCTGTCACGCCAGGAACTGGCGAACACGCTGTCGGCGGGCATCTGGTTCGAGAACATCCTCAACCAGGCTCTGCTGCGCAAGATGATGCACCAGGACCCGACTTCTAACTCCACGCACTACGAGCTCACCGAACTCGGCGACGAGACCCGCCACATGGTGATGTTCGGCAAGGCCATCGACAAGATCGGGGCCAAGCCGGTGCGGCCGCGGCTGTATCAGCGGATGATCATCAACACGCTGCCGTTCTTCTTCCGCGGTTCGGTGCTGTGGGTGGCAGCGCTGGTCGGCGAGGAGATCTTCGACTCGCTGCAACGGCAGATGATGGACGACCCCGAGCTGCAGCCAATGGTGCAGCGCCTCATGCGCATTCACGTCACCGAGGAGGCCCGGCACATCCAGTTCGCCCGTGATGGCCTGCGTCAGCGCACTCCGTCGATGCGCTGGTACAAGCGGGCGTGGGTGGCCAACCTCAACGGCGTCGGCGGGTACTTCTTCCGGTACCTGTTCACCAACAAGGTCCAGTACGCACGCGTCGGCCTGAACGCCCGCGCTGCCCGCCGGATCGCGCGGGCCAGCGCCCACCGTCGCGAGGTACAGATCTCCGGGTTCGCCCCGCTGGCCGCCTTCCTCGAAGAGGTCGGGCTGATGGGCCGCATCGGCAGGCGCATGTGGCGGCGGTCCGGGTTCCTGCCCGCCAAGGCACCGCAGGCGCCGGCAGCCGGCGCCGGGGAGGCGGCAGCCTCCGGGGAGGGCGTCACCGAAGAGGTGTACGACGGGTACGCCATCCTCGACAACGGTGACGGCGATCGTCGGGTCCATGTGCGGCTGACCGGCCACCTCGACCCGATCGACGGCCAGTATCACTGGCGCGGAACGATTCTCGATGCCCCGAGCACCGTCGCGGCCGGGCCCGTGCGGCTCAGCATCGGAGCCCGCACCGTCGACGCCCGCATCACCGAACGCACCTCACAGGGCACGCACACGATCGCCGGCATCGGTGCGCCGCCGTTCGAACTCGACGAGGTGGAAGTCAGCGCCGCCGGGTAA
- the cobF gene encoding precorrin-6A synthase (deacetylating) — protein MRRIHVIGIGAGDPDFVTAQAISALNDTQVFFAMDKGPRRGAADDLVAVRKQICDRYITEPGYRFVELVDPPRAAAGDAPGYRQVVADWHAERARIWAAAIETELGPDGTGAFLAWGDPSLYDSTLRILEKVAEYLDIQYDVIPGITAIQVLTARHRIPLNDVGEPVLITTGRQLREHGLTGSAVVMLDADCSFQQCPPQTRIWWGAYLGTPDELLYAGTVGEIGDEIVAARAEARTRHGWIMDTYLLRSAD, from the coding sequence GTGCGTCGCATCCACGTCATCGGAATCGGGGCCGGTGATCCGGACTTCGTCACCGCACAGGCTATTTCCGCGCTCAACGACACGCAGGTGTTTTTCGCGATGGACAAGGGTCCGCGTCGAGGCGCGGCCGATGACCTGGTCGCGGTGCGCAAGCAGATCTGCGATCGGTACATCACCGAACCCGGCTACCGCTTCGTCGAACTGGTCGATCCGCCGCGCGCCGCGGCCGGCGACGCACCGGGCTATCGGCAGGTCGTGGCGGATTGGCACGCCGAACGGGCCCGGATCTGGGCGGCGGCCATCGAGACCGAACTCGGGCCCGACGGCACCGGGGCGTTTCTGGCCTGGGGGGATCCGTCGCTGTACGACAGCACGCTGCGCATCCTGGAAAAAGTGGCCGAGTACCTCGACATCCAATACGACGTCATTCCCGGCATCACCGCCATCCAGGTGCTGACCGCCCGGCATCGCATCCCGCTCAACGACGTCGGCGAACCGGTGCTGATCACCACCGGGCGCCAGTTGCGCGAGCACGGACTGACCGGCAGTGCCGTGGTGATGCTCGACGCCGACTGCTCGTTTCAGCAGTGCCCGCCGCAGACCCGGATCTGGTGGGGCGCCTACCTCGGCACGCCCGACGAGTTGCTGTATGCGGGAACGGTCGGGGAGATCGGCGATGAAATCGTTGCTGCGCGTGCCGAAGCGAGGACGCGCCACGGCTGGATCATGGACACGTACCTGCTGCGCTCGGCAGACTAG
- a CDS encoding phage holin family protein yields MSSFLLRAAITGFALWVVTLVVPGIYFIGGDTTVARVGIIFFVAVIFGLVNAFIKPIVQILSIPLYILTLGLIHIVINALMLWITSWITDNTTGWGLHIDQFWWTAIWAAIVLSLVSWLLSFVKALA; encoded by the coding sequence ATGAGCTCATTTCTCCTGCGCGCCGCGATAACCGGATTCGCGCTCTGGGTGGTCACTCTCGTCGTGCCGGGGATCTACTTCATCGGAGGTGACACGACCGTCGCCAGGGTCGGCATCATCTTCTTCGTCGCGGTCATCTTCGGTCTGGTCAACGCGTTCATCAAGCCGATCGTGCAGATCCTGTCGATCCCGCTGTACATCCTCACGCTCGGCCTGATCCACATCGTGATCAATGCGCTGATGCTGTGGATCACGTCGTGGATCACCGACAACACCACGGGTTGGGGTCTGCACATCGACCAGTTCTGGTGGACCGCGATCTGGGCGGCCATCGTGCTGTCGCTGGTCAGCTGGCTACTGTCGTTCGTCAAGGCTCTCGCGTAG
- a CDS encoding FUSC family protein produces the protein MSDRPAPRATNPIRNIFVLNSVPRRWPFALRAGICMAVPVLVGWLAGDTTAGLIATIGGFTSLYGSGRPYLNRGAYLGVVAVCFAAAVALGDWASSTPWLGVLTVTVIAVVATLVCHALSIGPPGAYMVVLACAAGTGTPATLHLSPGHHAALVLAGGAFAWLVHMSGALIRPRGPEKAAVAAAAAAVADYIENPAAETRHKAALLLHTAWVTLVTYQPVQPKPDQALYRLRVVNRRLHVLFAEAMRAADSGEPPAYDGAALARHLATVPADAVTDEHGAEGIPLGRPSALQLLRRAVTPGSVSLQLAARVGIAVAISGVIAVLVSQALTMTHAYWAMAAAVLMLHQGFDWQRTVARGVERTLGTWLGLGVAGAILALHPQGLWLALVIGTLQFIIEMYVMRNYTLAVVFITPAALTIASGGQPVEDLGELLLTRGSDTLIGCAVALAVYWSTQRLRHPTGLRTAVTATLDAITATLPHLAADDATSPAARTDRRDLQLRAMELLPAYDAGVGGSASQRLGAERMWPTVVATEQLAYRTLAACWGAERDRDTESGAEAAADTAAALREQATALRESLDERQ, from the coding sequence ATGTCCGACCGGCCTGCTCCCAGAGCGACCAACCCGATACGCAACATCTTCGTGCTCAACAGCGTGCCGCGCCGGTGGCCGTTCGCGTTGCGCGCCGGAATCTGCATGGCCGTACCCGTTCTGGTGGGCTGGCTGGCCGGCGACACCACGGCCGGATTGATCGCCACCATCGGCGGATTCACGTCGCTGTACGGCAGCGGCCGGCCGTACCTGAATCGCGGCGCGTACCTCGGCGTGGTCGCGGTGTGCTTCGCCGCGGCGGTGGCGCTCGGCGACTGGGCGTCGTCGACACCGTGGCTGGGCGTACTCACCGTGACCGTGATCGCCGTGGTCGCGACCCTGGTCTGCCACGCCCTGAGCATCGGCCCGCCCGGGGCCTACATGGTGGTGCTGGCCTGCGCGGCGGGCACCGGCACCCCGGCGACGCTGCACCTCAGCCCGGGCCATCACGCCGCCCTCGTCCTGGCCGGTGGGGCGTTCGCCTGGCTGGTGCACATGTCCGGCGCGTTGATCCGGCCCCGCGGGCCCGAGAAGGCTGCGGTGGCCGCGGCGGCCGCCGCCGTCGCCGACTACATCGAGAACCCTGCGGCCGAGACCCGGCACAAAGCGGCACTCCTGCTGCACACTGCGTGGGTCACCCTGGTCACCTATCAACCGGTACAGCCCAAACCCGACCAGGCGCTGTACCGGCTGCGGGTCGTCAACCGGCGCCTGCACGTGCTGTTCGCCGAAGCCATGCGCGCCGCCGACTCCGGCGAGCCGCCGGCATACGACGGCGCGGCCCTGGCCCGGCATCTGGCCACCGTGCCTGCCGACGCGGTCACCGATGAGCATGGCGCCGAAGGGATTCCGCTCGGCAGGCCCAGCGCGTTGCAATTGTTGCGCCGGGCAGTGACGCCGGGTTCGGTGTCACTACAACTGGCGGCGCGGGTCGGGATCGCGGTCGCGATCTCCGGTGTCATCGCCGTGCTGGTCTCCCAGGCCCTGACGATGACGCACGCCTATTGGGCGATGGCCGCCGCGGTGCTGATGTTGCACCAAGGATTCGACTGGCAGCGCACCGTGGCCCGGGGCGTGGAGCGGACGCTGGGCACCTGGCTCGGCCTCGGCGTCGCCGGTGCGATCCTCGCCCTGCATCCGCAGGGCCTGTGGCTGGCCCTGGTGATCGGCACGCTGCAATTCATCATCGAGATGTACGTGATGCGCAACTACACCCTGGCCGTCGTGTTCATCACCCCCGCCGCACTCACCATCGCGTCCGGCGGTCAGCCCGTCGAGGATCTCGGCGAACTGCTGCTCACGCGTGGCAGCGACACCCTGATCGGCTGCGCGGTGGCCCTGGCGGTCTACTGGTCCACCCAACGTCTGCGCCACCCGACCGGCCTGCGCACGGCCGTCACCGCCACGCTCGACGCGATCACCGCCACTCTGCCGCACCTGGCGGCCGACGATGCCACCTCCCCGGCGGCGCGTACCGACCGGCGAGATCTGCAGCTGCGGGCCATGGAACTGCTACCGGCCTACGACGCGGGTGTCGGTGGTTCAGCCTCGCAACGCCTTGGGGCCGAACGCATGTGGCCGACTGTCGTGGCCACCGAACAACTCGCCTACCGCACCTTGGCGGCCTGCTGGGGCGCCGAGCGTGACCGCGACACGGAGTCAGGCGCCGAGGCGGCCGCGGACACCGCGGCCGCGCTCCGGGAACAGGCGACGGCCCTACGCGAGAGCCTTGACGAACGACAGTAG